From the genome of Malus sylvestris chromosome 6, drMalSylv7.2, whole genome shotgun sequence, one region includes:
- the LOC126626504 gene encoding common plant regulatory factor 1-like isoform X1 — protein MLDNMDQDVTKKLKGSDGTALPVGYDSPKDGNLVLEASKSLEEKVDGLTDGNDGNTKAEHFTQRNNGSESMQSAENDVKVHTQVSPTTKGETNENSKSVSGTAPPAVGYVGVSLRPPYETIGISTAFVAPSAGSGLPFGAPVLDERQMKREKRKQANRESARRSRLRKQAEYEELVKTCESLNAEKMALQSKIKKLKEDSETLRLENAALREKLKNAQAVTQGGIASVKIEVDLELPNDAKNIISNLGSVSRNGELDREKHESSMSEAKFHQLLESNSRTDAVAAR, from the exons ATGTTGGACAACATGGACCAAGATGTAACAAAGAAGTTGAAGGGATCGGATGGAACTGCATTGCCAGTTGGATATGACAGTCCCAAGGACGGGAACCTAGTCCTTGAGGCATCAAAGAg TTTGGAAGAAAAGGTTGATGGTTTGACTGATGGAAATGATGGCAACACTAAA GCAGAGCACTTCACTCAGAGGAACAATGGGTCGGAGAGCATGCAATCTGCTG AAAATGATGTGAAAGTTCATACTCAGGTCAGTCCTACAACTAAAGGGGAAACGAACGAGAATTCCAAAAGTGTTTCCGGTACTGCGCCTCCTGCTGTTGGTTACGTTGGAGTATCTCTCAGGCCGCCGTATGAGACAATAGGAATTAGCACAGCTTTTGTTGCTCCTTCTGCTGGTTCTGGGTTGCCTTTTGGTGCACCTGTTCTG GATGAAAGGCAGATGAAACGAGAGAAAAGGAAACAGGCTAACAGAGAATCTGCAAGGAGATCTAGGTTAAGAAAGCAGGCTGAATATGAGGAATTGGTGAAGACATGTGAATCCTTAAACGCGGAGAAAATGGCTCTTcaatccaaaataaaaaaattgaaagaggaTTCAGAGACACTGAGGCTTGAAAATGCTGCGTTAAGG GAGAAGCTGAAAAATGCTCAGGCAGTGACGCAAGGAGGGATTGCTTCAGTCAAGATTGAAGTAGACTTGGAGCTGCCAAATGATGCCAAAAATATAATTAGCAACTTGGGTTCTGTAAGCAGGAATGGTGAACTGGATCGCGAGAAACATGAAAGTTCCATGTCTGAAGCCAAGTTCCATCAGCTGTTGGAATCAAACTCTAGGACCGATGCTGTTGCTGCTAGATGA
- the LOC126626504 gene encoding common plant regulatory factor 1-like isoform X2 codes for MLDNMDQDVTKKLKGSDGTALPVGYDSPKDGNLVLEASKSLEEKVDGLTDGNDGNTKAEHFTQRNNGSESMQSAENDVKVHTQVSPTTKGETNENSKSVSGTAPPAVGYVGVSLRPPYETIGISTAFVAPSAGSGLPFGAPVLDERQMKREKRKQANRESARRSRLRKQAEYEELVKTCESLNAEKMALQSKIKKLKEDSETLRLENAALRKLKNAQAVTQGGIASVKIEVDLELPNDAKNIISNLGSVSRNGELDREKHESSMSEAKFHQLLESNSRTDAVAAR; via the exons ATGTTGGACAACATGGACCAAGATGTAACAAAGAAGTTGAAGGGATCGGATGGAACTGCATTGCCAGTTGGATATGACAGTCCCAAGGACGGGAACCTAGTCCTTGAGGCATCAAAGAg TTTGGAAGAAAAGGTTGATGGTTTGACTGATGGAAATGATGGCAACACTAAA GCAGAGCACTTCACTCAGAGGAACAATGGGTCGGAGAGCATGCAATCTGCTG AAAATGATGTGAAAGTTCATACTCAGGTCAGTCCTACAACTAAAGGGGAAACGAACGAGAATTCCAAAAGTGTTTCCGGTACTGCGCCTCCTGCTGTTGGTTACGTTGGAGTATCTCTCAGGCCGCCGTATGAGACAATAGGAATTAGCACAGCTTTTGTTGCTCCTTCTGCTGGTTCTGGGTTGCCTTTTGGTGCACCTGTTCTG GATGAAAGGCAGATGAAACGAGAGAAAAGGAAACAGGCTAACAGAGAATCTGCAAGGAGATCTAGGTTAAGAAAGCAGGCTGAATATGAGGAATTGGTGAAGACATGTGAATCCTTAAACGCGGAGAAAATGGCTCTTcaatccaaaataaaaaaattgaaagaggaTTCAGAGACACTGAGGCTTGAAAATGCTGCGTTAAGG AAGCTGAAAAATGCTCAGGCAGTGACGCAAGGAGGGATTGCTTCAGTCAAGATTGAAGTAGACTTGGAGCTGCCAAATGATGCCAAAAATATAATTAGCAACTTGGGTTCTGTAAGCAGGAATGGTGAACTGGATCGCGAGAAACATGAAAGTTCCATGTCTGAAGCCAAGTTCCATCAGCTGTTGGAATCAAACTCTAGGACCGATGCTGTTGCTGCTAGATGA
- the LOC126627349 gene encoding putative glucose-6-phosphate 1-epimerase: protein MNPSGAAVEFSKDKNGIDQVHLHNPRGASVRVSLHGGQVLSWKTERGEELLFTSSKAIFKPPKAVRGGIPICFPQVGTGSLDQNGFARNRIWAIDNDPPPLHPNDSNGKAYIDLLLKPSDDDLKIWPHSFEFRLRVSLAAEGHLTLISRIRNINSKPFSFSFAFHTYFSISDISEVRVEGLETLDYLDNLCQKERFTEQGDALTFESEVDRAYLKSSDVIAVFDHEKKRTFTVRKEGLPDVVVWNPWEKSKAMADLGDEEYKQMLCVNGASIEKPITLKPGEEWTGRLELSVVPSS from the exons ATGAATCCTTCTGGAGCAGCAGTTGAATTTTCGAAAGACAAGAATGGAATCGATCAAGTTCATCTTCACAACCCTCGAGGTGCTTCCGTTAGG GTGAGCTTGCACGGAGGCCAGGTTCTTTCCTGGAAAACTGAACGCGGCGAGGAATTGTTATTCACTAGTAGCAAG GCGATTTTTAAGCCGCCAAAAGCAGTCCGAGGAGGAATTCCAATCTGTTTTCCGCAGGTTGGGACCGGATCATTGGACCAAAATGGGTTTGCCAGGAACAGAATTTGGGCCATCGACAATGATCCTCCACCACTACATCCAAATGATTCGAATGGAAAAGCCTACATCGACTTGCTGCTCAAACCATCCGACGATGATCTAAAGATTTGGCCACATAG TTTTGAGTTTCGCCTTAGGGTGTCGCTTGCAGCAGAAGGGCATCTAACGCTTATATCGCGCATCAGAAACATCAACAGCAAGCCTTTCAGTTTTTCATTCGCTTTTCATACGTATTTCTCCATTTCGGATATCAG TGAAGTGAGGGTTGAGGGATTGGAGACTCTAGACTACCTAGACAACCTATGTCAAAAGGAGCGGTTTACAGAACAAGGCGACGCCTTAACATTCGAATCTGAG GTGGACCGTGCTTACCTTAAGTCTTCGGATGTGATAGCTGTTTTCGATCATGAAAAGAAGAGGACATTCACCGTGCGAAAGGAGGGACTTCCAGATGTTG TTGTATGGAATCCATGGGAGAAGTCCAAAGCGATGGCGGATCTTGGAGACGAAGAGTACAAACAGATGCTTTGTGTTAATGGAGCATCAATCGAAAAACCGATCACCTTGAAGCCCGGCGAGGAATGGACGGGTCGATTGGAGCTCTCTGTTGTCCCTTCCAGTTAA
- the LOC126625845 gene encoding probable inactive receptor kinase At4g23740 — MAGLGVLYWIFLLGLIFFQGNADPVEDKQALLDFLNNLPHSRTLNWNESGPVCDHWTGVTCSEDKSHVIAVRLPGIGFTGQIPADTLSRLSRLQILSLRSNVISGEFPSDFSNLKNLSFLFLQFNNFSGPLPLDFSVWKNLTIVNLSNNHFNGSIPFSLSNLTQLWGLDLANNSLSGEIPDLQSRKLRQLNLSNNKLNGSVPESLQRFPRSAFIGNNISFASFPPEYPPVLPPAPKPYPKSKNGGKLGETALLGIIIAGAVLGIVAFAFLILVFCSRRRKEDGLSGKLSKGGMSPEKVISRSQDANNKLVFFEGCHYAFDLEDLLRASAEVLGKGTFGTAYKAILEDATCVVVKRLKDVNVGKRDFEQHMEVVGNIRHENVVELKAYYYSKDEKLMVYDYYNQGSVSALLHGRRGEGRNPLDWDTRLRIAIGAARGIAHIHTENGGKLVHGNVKASNIFVNMQQYGCVSDVGLATITSSLAPPISRAAGYRAPEVTDTRKSGQPADVYSFGVVLLELLTGKSPIHTTAGDEIIHLVRWVHSVVREEWTAEVFDLELMRYLYIEEEMVEMLQIAMSCVARMPDQRPKMLDVVKMIENVRRADNDNRTSSENRSESSTPAPVVRAENPTSQ, encoded by the exons ATGGCGGGTCTTGGCGTTTTGTATtggatttttcttttgggtttgattttctTCCAAGGAAATGCAGACCCAGTTGAGGATAAGCAGGCATTGCTCGATTTCTTGAACAATTTGCCTCACTCTCGCACTCTGAATTGGAATGAGAGCGGTCCTGTGTGTGACCACTGGACTGGAGTGACTTGTAGTGAGGATAAGTCTCATGTGATAGCCGTCCGATTGCCCGGCATTGGCTTTACCGGCCAGATTCCGGCCGACACGCTTAGCCGCCTCTCGAGGCTGCAGATTTTGAGTCTTCGATCCAATGTGATTAGTGGGGAGTTCCCTTCTGATTTTTCTAATCTGAAGAACTTGTCTTTTCTGTTTCTTCAGTTCAACAACTTCTCTGGGCCATTACCCTTGGACTTCTCAGTTTGGAAGAACCTCACCATTGTCAATCTGTCTAACAATCACTTCAATGGGAGCATTCCTTTTTCACTCTCGAATTTGACTCAGCTTtggggattggatcttgcaaacAACTCGCTTTCGGGTGAAATCCCTGATCTTCAATCGCGTAAATTGCGGCAGCTTAACTTATCTAACAACAAGCTGAATGGTAGTGTCCCCGAATCACTTCAGAGGTTTCCGAGGTCGGCGTTTATTGGTAACAACATTTCTTTTGCAAGTTTTCCACCTGAGTATCCTCCTGTTCTTCCGCCCGCCCCTAAACCATATCCGAAATCTAAGAATGGTGGGAAGCTTGGGGAGACAGCACTGCTGGGAATTATAATTGCTGGTGCTGTTTTAGGCATTGTAGCGTTTGCATTTCTGATACTTGTTTTCTGCTCAAGAAGAAGGAAAGAAGATGGGCTTTCTGGAAAGTTGTCCAAGGGGGGAATGTCACCAGAAAAGGTGATCTCACGGAGTCAAGATGCGAACAATAAACTGGTTTTCTTTGAGGGCTGCCACTACGCATTTGATCTGGAAGATTTATTGAGGGCTTCAGCTGAGGTGCTTGGAAAGGGGACATTTGGTACAGCGTATAAGGCGATACTAGAAGATGCAACCTGTGTGGTGGTGAAGCGGTTGAAGGATGTAAATGTTGGAAAGCGGGACTTTGAGCAACATATGGAGGTTGTCGGCAATATTAGGCATGAAAATGTGGTGGAATTGAAGGCGTATTATTATTCCAAAGATGAGAAGCTGATGGTATATGATTACTACAATCAAGGGAGTGTCTCTGCTTTATTACACG GTAGAAGAGGAGAGGGCAGAAATCCTTTAGATTGGGATACCCGACTGAGAATAGCAATTGGAGCTGCAAGAGGAATTGCTCATATTCATACAGAGAATGGTGGGAAGCTTGTCCACGGAAACGTCAAAGCCTCAAACATCTTTGTAAACATGCAACAGTATGGTTGTGTTTCTGATGTTGGTCTGGCAACTATAACGAGCTCATTGGCCCCACCAATCTCCCGTGCTGCTGGTTACCGAGCTCCAGAAGTGACAGACACTAGGAAATCAGGACAACCTGCTGATGTCTACAGCTTTGGGGTTGTGTTACTGGAACTCCTCACTGGAAAATCCCCAATCCATACTACTGCTGGCGATGAGATCATCCATTTGGTCAGGTGGGTTCATTCAGTTGTCCGAGAGGAGTGGACAGCAGAAGTGTTTGACTTAGAGCTGATGAGGTATCTATACATAGAGGAGGAAATGGTGGAGATGTTACAGATAGCCATGTCTTGTGTTGCAAGGATGCCTGATCAACGACCTAAAATGCTGGATGTAGTGAAGATGATAGAAAACGTCCGCCGGGCTGATAATGACAATCGAACATCGTCTGAAAACAGATCCGAGAGCTCAACACCAGCGCCGGTGGTTAGAGCAGAAAATCCAACTTCGCAATGA